The Raphanus sativus cultivar WK10039 chromosome 6, ASM80110v3, whole genome shotgun sequence sequence atctatataatatttattaccatatttaagaaatcttaccaaaaacataaattttaatatagaaaattttacatGTCACAATCAGATTGATaccatatcatatttttttaaacatgtcatcattttttgttgAGAATAAATATAGTGATGACACATATACAAATCACTAATGTCTAGAAGATATACTACATTTATTCCTTATCAATTAGTAAAGGAATATGTTTTCCTTTTGTTTAATTCctcttcatttttttatttcttgttcttcttattCATGGATAAAACAATCTATAATAAtccatttaaaattaaacaagtattattttttaacaaaaatttaataataatccAATTAATTAGACTTTGTATTTCAGTTTcaatataatagatttcttgagcttcttttttatctacaaaattaaaataagtgtTACCCTAGCCCTAGTTCACCAATGACAACTTAGGATGGCGGACAAAGGCGGAAACGGAGATGGCGCAACAACCGTTAGAAGCTATAGCCACCATGACCGCAAAACCAAAGCTGGAGATTCAAGCGACGGTGTAGACTCAATCAGCTTTCTACCTGACGTAATCCTCCAAAGTATCCTATCCTCTCTTCCGATCAAAATCGCCATCAAAACATCTATCTTGTCCAAAAGATGGAGGCATGTATGGTCAGAGACACCTTGCCTCTACTTGGACTGGTTTATGCCACGTGGGCCGAAAGGTGATATTGTAAACAAAATACTGGATCGCTACAAGGCTCGCAAGATGATGAGTTTCGAGCTCAGTGCCGACATGAGAGACGATATTCCTTACGTTGACAGATGGATCGAGTTCGCCATGTCGCGAAACGTTGAGAATATGTCGTTGGAGTTCGATTATAGAGGTGACCATAAGTGTTATGTTCCTGATTTCTTCTATATCAGTAACTCTTTCAAGCAACTCAGTGTTGAGTTGTTCTTTAGTGATTTGAATCTTCCCAGTTGTTCGGTATCTTGGACATCTCTGAAGATGCTGTCCTTAAGGTCTTGCAAGATCTCTGAAGAATGCATTGATAAGATTCTATCTGGCTGTCCGATCCTCGAAAGCTTAACCCTTTACTTTTGCGGTAAACTGATGGTTCTTGATCTCAGCAAGTCGTTGAGTCTGAGAACATTAGTAATCGAGCGTAACGTTTGGGTTCCGGGACCAACGCATATTGTTGCACCGCATATCCATTGTCTCAGATTGAGCAACTGTCAGTTACAATGTACATTAGTTGATGTCTCATCTTTAAAAGAAGCTAGAATAGATATTTTCTGTAACGCACAGGATGATGTGGAGGCTGATTTTCTTCAAGTCATGGTGCTAAAGATGCTAGAGAAGTTGCAGCATGTAGATAAGCTTACTTTCGGAGAAAACTTCCTCAaggtatgttttcttttgtgttcCAAGGAAGATATGAACATTATTGCGTTCTCtaatagcttttttttttttggatcaaaccATTCATTACTAATAaaatcaaacacacacaaagtCTCAGTCTAGAATAGGCTGGCTTACAAGTTCTAAGAGGCTTTTCTTTGCCAGAGAATCAGCCTCAACATTAAGATTACGCGAAACAAACTGAAAAAAGATAGAGTCGAAGGATGCTGATAGAGAAGAAATATCATTCAGGATACTCTGAATCTCCAAGCATCGACTTCGGT is a genomic window containing:
- the LOC108837271 gene encoding putative F-box/LRR-repeat protein At3g18150, producing the protein MADKGGNGDGATTVRSYSHHDRKTKAGDSSDGVDSISFLPDVILQSILSSLPIKIAIKTSILSKRWRHVWSETPCLYLDWFMPRGPKGDIVNKILDRYKARKMMSFELSADMRDDIPYVDRWIEFAMSRNVENMSLEFDYRGDHKCYVPDFFYISNSFKQLSVELFFSDLNLPSCSVSWTSLKMLSLRSCKISEECIDKILSGCPILESLTLYFCGKLMVLDLSKSLSLRTLVIERNVWVPGPTHIVAPHIHCLRLSNCQLQCTLVDVSSLKEARIDIFCNAQDDVEADFLQVMVLKMLEKLQHVDKLTFGENFLKILSLAELRCVSIPSFKVKDLTLTTMISQYVIPGIVRLLQNSAELKKLTTMYTIDDIDIILGEDIDTYLDLHSLNKDQC